A single genomic interval of Helianthus annuus cultivar XRQ/B chromosome 13, HanXRQr2.0-SUNRISE, whole genome shotgun sequence harbors:
- the LOC118485883 gene encoding uncharacterized protein LOC118485883, which yields MFQGIALEWWSNERNITSNEEAYALPWAEVQELMMLEFCPPLEQWKLEEVFWHLKQVGDDNLVYTTCFKQLSLIVPHLVLTPKRMITKYINGLPSAMRDSIEAAQLETIEEVYRLAASLNNNRVRDKQFATPAPSNYANQVTQQPSGSKNKKQKSQGSGCNAIVSAANPAAKPAPATTAANPAAPEAKKQYNGPHPKCATCNYIIPLLLHVVCAPTARNDNDVVNGMFLVNNLYASILFDTGADKSFVSMEFESLINCTRSKLPESFSVEVANGKSILVNSIVRDCSLTLNDHVFPIDLIPMRLGSFDVIIGMDWLRKNHTEIVCHEKLVRLPLPSGDTLIVYGDRPSKGLRLMSCTQASRSLRKQNPAFLAHVVEQKGKGKNISDVPVVCDFTDVFPEDLPGLPPPRSVDFRIDLVPGARGV from the exons ATGTTTCAGGGCATAGCATTGGAGTGGTGGTCAAATGAGAGAAACATCACTTCAAAtgaagaagcctatgctcttccatgggctGAGGTGCAAGAACTAATGATGCTTGAGTTCTGCCCTCCTCTTGAGCAGTGGAAGCTTGAAGAAGTATTTTGGCATCTGAAGCAAGTTGGTGATGACAACCTGGTATATACTACTTGTTTTAAGCAGCTGAGTCTcatcgttcctcacttggttttGACTCCTAAGCGGATGATAACCAAGTATATCAACGGCCTACCGTCTGCAATGCGTGATTCTATCGAAGCAGCTCAGTTGGAAACTATCGAAGAAGTCTACCGATTGGCAGCAAGTTTGAACAACAATCGTGTGCGTGATAAGCAGTTTGCTACCCCTGCCCCTTCAAATTATGCTAACCAAGTGACCCAGCAGCCTAGTGGTAGCAAGAACAAGAAACAGAAGTCTCAGGGTTCGGGATGCAATGCTATTGTCTCTGCTGCTAACCCTGCTGCAAAACCTGCTCCTGCTACTACTGCTGCTAACCCTGCTGCTCCCGAAGCTAAAAAGCAATACAATGGGCCTCATCCCAAGTGTGCAACTTGCAACTACATCATCCCGCTACTTCTGCATGTCGTCTGTGCACCAACT GCTCGTAATGACAATGACGTTGTCAATGGTATGTTCCTTGTTAATAACCTTTATGCTTCGatcctatttgatactggtgccgataaaagcttTGTGTCCATGGAATTTGAGTCTTTGATAAACTGTACACGCTCCAAGTTACCAGAGTCATTCTCGGTTGAGGTCGCCAATGGTAAGTCGATTCTTGTGAATTCTATCGTTCGTGATTGTTCCCTGACTCTTAACGATCACGTATTTcctattgatcttatacccatgcgTTTGGGAAGTTTTGATGTTATCATTGGCATGGACTGGTTGCGAAAGAACCATACCGAGATTGTTTGTCATGAGAAACTTGTTCGTCTTCCTCTTCCCTCTGGTGATACTTTGAtcgtctatggagaccgaccttcaaaagGACTAAGGTTAATGTCATGCACACAAGCGAGCAGAAGCTTACGTAAACAGAAccctgccttcttggcccacgtggtggaacaaaaaGGTAAGGGGAAGAACATAAGCGACGTTCCAGTGGTGTGTGACTTCAccgatgtctttcctgaagatcttcctggtcttccCCCTCCCAgatctgttgattttcgtattgatctcgtacctggtgctaGGGGTGTttaa